Below is a genomic region from Chitinophagales bacterium.
GGCTTTCATGAATAATACTACGGCCACTGCACTTATGATTAACCCGGTAATAAGCATTTCCAGGAAATCGGGCTTCAGCCCATCCAAGTTTCTCATGCCGGTTGCTTTTGCCTCTATCATTGGCGGAACCTGTACACTGATCGGCACTTCCACCAATGTGGCGGTGAGCGCCTACCTGAAAAACCTCGATATGCAGCCCATCAGCATGTTTGAATTCAGCCTGGTTGGCATGATTCTGCTGGTGGTAACCATTTTATATATGATTACAATCGGACGGCGCCTGCTACCCAGCAGCCAGTTGCAGGACCTGCAGGAGGATTACCAGCTGCGGGATTACCTGAGTGAACTGGTGATTATGAAAGATTCGCCCCTGGTAGGACAGCCGGTGAGCAAATCAACGCTCGCACAATCAGGCTTTACGGTGCTGGGAATTGTGAGGGGGAAAGAAAAGTTTCACCCGGGCAATTTTGCCACGCTCGAAAAAGGAGATGTCTTGCTGGTGGAAGGTAAAGCGCAAAACCTGATAAAAATCAAAAACACCATTGGCCTGGAATTGCTGCCAGACGCGCGGGATTTTTACCAAAAAGGAAGTGACCTCCGGTTGCTGGAAGTATTGATTCCTCCGCGTTCTGAATTTGTGGGTACGCAAATCAGGGAAACCGGTATTCGGCAGAAGTACGGCATAGTGCCCATTGCCATTCACCGTGCAGGCGAAAACCTGTTTGAGCAGATTGAAGATATCAAGCTGGAAATTGGTGACCTGTTGCTGGTGCAGGGTTCAGGTCAGCGCATGAATGGATTCTCGGGCGATCATAACCTGATTACACTGGTGGAACATAAAACGAATGTAAAAAAACAACGTCGCGGATTTCTGACACTGGGCTTCTTCCTCGCCGCCATTGTTGTAGGGTCATTTGAACTGATGCCTTTGTCGATTGCCTTCTTAATTGCGGCTATTCTGACCATACTCTTCAAAGGAATCAATCTGCAGAAGGCCTATGAAAACATCGACTGGCGATTGCTTATCCTTATTGCCGGTATGAGTGCATTTGGGACGGCCATGACTAAAACCGGTGCCGATAAATTCCTGGCGGAAGGTATTGTCAGTATTTTTGAAAACCTGGGCACCCTGGGCATCGTGGGTGGTTTTATGGTACTCACGGTGCTGCTAACACAACCTATGTCTAATGCCGCAGCGGCATTAGTGGTGTTACCGGTTGCACTGGAAACAGCACATGCATTGGGGGCCAACCCACGCACCTTTGCCATAACGGTAATGCTCGCTGCATCCATATCACTCATAACTCCCTTTGAACCTTCCTGCATACTGGTGTATGGTCCGGGCAAATACAAGTTTGCCGATTTCATTAAGGTGGGTGGGCTGCTGACGGTTATTCTTATGGCTATATTGCTGGTGTTGATTCCGGTATTCTGGCCGCTGGAACTGTAGCCGTCAGGATAGATTTGGCAAAATTTGCTGACTGTATCGGCTGCGATGCAGAGCATAGTTTATTTATCTGCATCAGCAGATGACAGAACCACCATTCACTTCGCCTGGCAGCTGTAATGAATTACTTTTGGGTGAAGCAGGCCGTTTGATGCCTATTGACAGGTAACAGCCATACACGGAATCCTAAAGCAGGGAAATGGATATTGGCTGCCGCCTCACTGTTGCAGCATTTGCAGGGTGATCCACGACATCAGTCCGGTGGAAATCTCTAATGCATCTTCATCAATCGAAAATGTAGGTGTATGAACCGGTGAAACAATATTTTTGGAGGCGTTTCCAGTGCCGATTCTGTAAAAGCAGGCGGGTATTTGCTGCGCGAAAAAAGCAAAGTCTTCAGACGCCATCCAGGTGGGAAGTTGCACCGAGTTTCCTTCACCGAGATAGTCTTTTGCAACTGCTGCTGCAAAGCCGGTAACCGCTTCGTCATTAACCAGGCAGGGATATCCGCGGCGGATTTCTAATTCGGCACAATTGCCTGCAACGGTTGAATAATTTTCAACTGTTTTCCTGATTAACTCATGTGCTTCGCTGCGCCAGCCTTCATCCATGGTTCTGAAAGTGCCTTCAATTTTCACTTCATCAGGAATGACATTCGTTGCACCTGCACCGGTAATCCGGCCAAAAGCAAGTACCGTAGGAATGGCCGACGCCGCTAACTTTTGCGCAAGTTCCTCCAGCTGCAACAATAGTTTCGCCGAAAGGTACAGCGGATTAATTACACCGGCCGGCACCGCGGCATGGCCGCCTTTTCCCTTTACCGTTACATACAGTTCGTCGCCGGAAGCCATGTATTTTCCCGGGCAAAAGCCGGCCTTACCCACGGGCAACTGCGTGAAAACATGTTGGGCCAGTATGAGATGCGGAACCGGGTTTTCCAGCACCCCTTCCCTGATCATGAGTGATGCGCCGCCGGGTAATTTCTCTTCTCCCGGCTGAAAGATGAGTTTGACGGTTCCTTCCCATTCCTTGCTCAGCGATGACAATATGCCGGCGGTGCCCAGCAAAGATGCACTATGAACATCATGTCCGCAGGCATGCATAACGCCCGTATTTTGAGAACGGTAATCCACTTCATTTTTTTCCGTGATCGGCAAAGCATCCATATCGGCGCGCAGGGCAATCACTCTCTTATCAGGATTTTTGCCTTTGATCAATGCTACAATGCCGGTTCCCGCAACGCCTTTTATGTGCTCAATATTCCATGAGTTGAGTCTGGAAGAAATGTAGGCAGAGGTTTCTTTTTCCTGGAACGACAATTCAGGATGTGCATGCAGGTGACGGCGCATGTCAATCACTTCCTGCTTCAGGTCTTTCGCAAGGTGTTTAATTGTTTCAATGCTGATCATGGACAGGTGAAATCACCGGCAAAGTTGGTGAATTAAACGGCCTCGTGAATGCAGCATAGAATAATTGAGAAAAATATTTTTCGCATGCGGGTCTGGATTTGTAACCGCACCGGCGCACAAATGCCATTATGTTAAAGGCCGGCGACCTCGACGAGCTAATTGCAAGCACTTTCAGTCTTTCAATGAAAAGGTTGGCGAGGAGGTCAACCTCGGACATACAGTTCATTTTTTAATACAACGGGGAAATGAAGCTATAGTGTGCTTCATCGCCGACCTGTATGTTGATGTGCATTCACGCGCGAGCAATGTGATTGTTGTAGCATTTGTCACCACGGAATTCCCTTCACCATAATCTTATCAGGAACAACAAATGCATTTGGAAAGCTGCCCCTGATCTGTTCAACGAAATGACCGGCATCATCGCGCCTTTCAAAATCACCCACCCGTAATTTGAATTGCGGCTGCTGGTAGGTGAGGTAAGAACTTACCTCCGGATATTCCTGCGTGAACAAACTTTTCATATTCATCACCACCGTTCGGTTGCTGTTGGAAGCCAACTGTACCCGGAATCCATTCACTGCCCGCTTTTCTGTTGCAAAGTTTTGATAGAGTTTCAAAACTTTTTGAACACCGGAATCTTCAACCAAGATAATGTTGCCTGTTTGCGCATGTAAACAGGCCGGCAGAAAAATAATGAGTGCAACCGCGAAGCATTTTATGTGATGCTTCATGCGGTCATTTATTTTTCGAAACCGGCAGATCTGCTTTTGTTTAGCATTGAACAAAGAGTGCTGTAGAAAAGAAAAATTCATCTGACCGCTATAACTGCATTGTGTTCAGTAAAGAAACAAATTTTCGTTAATAGAAGAAGGGTGGCTTGTGGAAAGGAGTCGTACTTAATTATTTATGTAATCATGAAAAAAGACGGCTTGTCTTTCAGGTGGAACCTGCTTACAACAGCGCAGTTGCTCCGACTGACAATAAGCGTCTACCCTGAAACAAATGGTTAATCATTGGGTAAGGTGCAGGAGTTTCCCGCAAAATGACTTTGGGGAAGGTGACTGCGTTGGGTAGATATTGTTTTAACTGAATAATGACTGGAAGCTATCTCAAAATACCTGGAGTCATGCTGTCCCGATTGATCAGGATCAGGATCTCTTCCATTTATTGACAGATGCCGAAATAAATCCGGCATGACCACATGGATTGCCTGATATGAGACAGCTGCCGAAAAAGTGAGCCGCCACATGCAGTTTTGCTGAACAAATAATGCATGTCGTATCCGGGTTAAAACTTCAAACCTCCGCTTTCTCCAATATCTGCATGGCAGATGAAGTGCCGATACGATCGGCGCCGGCTTCTATAAGCCGGAGCAATTGTTCTTTTGTTTTAATACCGCCCGATGCCTTGATCTTTATTTTTTTAGGAAGCAGCCTGCGCATGGTTTCGATCATCTCCACGGTGGCTCCCTGGCCGACAAAGCCGGTAGATGTTTTTACATAATCCACTTCTGCCTTTACGGCCAGCGCACAGGCGCGTTTGAGATCACTTTCAGACAATAACCCTGCTTCAATAATCAGCTTCACCACTTTGCCGCGCAGGTGCGCCAGCTGCGTGATGCTTTGCAGTTCTTTCAATACATCTTTATCGTTGCCGGAATAAAAAGCACCGAGATTCATGACCACGTCCAGTTCGTGCGCGCCATCTTCCATAGCCCGTTTCGCCTCTTCCACTTTGATGTACGCGCTGGAATAACCAAAAGGAAATCCAATCACGGTAGCAATTTTCACCTGCTCATTTTCAAGCATGGTAAATGCATTACGCACATAGTAAGGCGGCACACACACGGTTGCAAACTGATGTTCAACGGCTTCGCTGCAAAGCTGTTTGATCTGTTGCAGGGTTGTTTCAGGTTTTAATAAAGTGTGGTCTATTTTAACGGCGATATCAATTCCTTCACGCTTCTTTTCCATGACAGTTTTTATATTTTTTTCCGCTGCCACAAGGGCAAGGATCATTTCTTCCGGTTTTTGCACCCACACGTATGGGTTCTAATTTTCTTGGTTGCTGAGCGTTATCCTCTTCACCATTTCCGTTTACATTGCCATTAATATTGCCGGAAGGTGGTGGCACACTACCCATGGCTCCGCGTCCTTCACGCATCCTGCTATAATCCGTTTTTTCCTGCACCCTTGCCTGGTTCACCTGTTGCGCCGGCTGATTGGGCAAGCCTGCCTTAAAGAGGAAGGATACCACTTCACGGTTGATTTCTCCCATCATCTTTTTAAACAGCTCAAAGGCCTCGAACTTATAGATCAGTAACGGGTCTTTCTGTTCATACACGGCGTTCTGAACGGATTGTTTCAGGTCATCCAGTTGTCGCAGGTTTTCTTTCCACGCATCATCAATGAATGAAAGTGTGATGGCGCGTTCAAACGATTTGATTACTTCGCGGCTGCCGGATTCGTACGCCTTTTTCAGGTTGGTGACGATCTGCATGCCACGGATTCCATCGGTAAACGGCACCACGATGTTTTCAATGGTTTCGCCTCGGTTCACATATACATCTTTGATCACCGGGCTGATGGTGTCTGCCAGGTGCTGCATCTTACGCTTATAGACTTCCGTTACTTCTTCATATAAACGTTGTGCTAAATCGGCTGCCTTTTTCCCCTTGAAATCTTCCGCCGTTATCTGTGTATCGGTGGAAAGGAATCGTATCACATCAAACTTAAAGGCTTCAAAATCGCTGGCGTCCTGGTGTTGCACGGTAAGTTCTTCACAAAGATCAAACACCATGTTGTTGAGGTCGTATGACAGGCGTTCTCCAAACAATGCATGCCGGCGCTTCTTGTAAATCACTTCACGCTGTGCATTCATCACATCATCATACTCGAGCAGGCGTTTGCGGATGCCGAAGTTGTTTTCTTCCACTTTTTTCTGCGCCCGCTCAATAGATTTTGTGATCATCGAATGTTGAATCACTTCACCTTCCTTGTATCCAAACCGGTCCATGAAACCGGCAATACGGTCGCTGCCAAACAAACGCATCAGGTCGTCTTCCAGCGAAACAAAAAACTGTGTTGTTCCCGGATCGCCCTGTCGTCCCGCGCGCCCGCGCAGCTGCCTGTCGACACGGCGGGCTTCATGGCGCTCGGTACCTATAATGGCGAGGCCGCCGGCTTCTTTAACACCCGGGCCAAGTTTAATATCCGTACCACGACCGGCCATATTGGTAGCAATGGTAA
It encodes:
- a CDS encoding SLC13 family permease; amino-acid sequence: MEIAIVLFLLLFAVILFSLEKISVDIVTCILLVVLVLSGILTTKEAFAGFSSDFMLILAAIFVITTAIQENGVLDAAANYMLKMAKSNPNRILLYLITLTGGISAFMNNTTATALMINPVISISRKSGFSPSKFLMPVAFASIIGGTCTLIGTSTNVAVSAYLKNLDMQPISMFEFSLVGMILLVVTILYMITIGRRLLPSSQLQDLQEDYQLRDYLSELVIMKDSPLVGQPVSKSTLAQSGFTVLGIVRGKEKFHPGNFATLEKGDVLLVEGKAQNLIKIKNTIGLELLPDARDFYQKGSDLRLLEVLIPPRSEFVGTQIRETGIRQKYGIVPIAIHRAGENLFEQIEDIKLEIGDLLLVQGSGQRMNGFSGDHNLITLVEHKTNVKKQRRGFLTLGFFLAAIVVGSFELMPLSIAFLIAAILTILFKGINLQKAYENIDWRLLILIAGMSAFGTAMTKTGADKFLAEGIVSIFENLGTLGIVGGFMVLTVLLTQPMSNAAAALVVLPVALETAHALGANPRTFAITVMLAASISLITPFEPSCILVYGPGKYKFADFIKVGGLLTVILMAILLVLIPVFWPLEL
- a CDS encoding amidohydrolase, producing MISIETIKHLAKDLKQEVIDMRRHLHAHPELSFQEKETSAYISSRLNSWNIEHIKGVAGTGIVALIKGKNPDKRVIALRADMDALPITEKNEVDYRSQNTGVMHACGHDVHSASLLGTAGILSSLSKEWEGTVKLIFQPGEEKLPGGASLMIREGVLENPVPHLILAQHVFTQLPVGKAGFCPGKYMASGDELYVTVKGKGGHAAVPAGVINPLYLSAKLLLQLEELAQKLAASAIPTVLAFGRITGAGATNVIPDEVKIEGTFRTMDEGWRSEAHELIRKTVENYSTVAGNCAELEIRRGYPCLVNDEAVTGFAAAVAKDYLGEGNSVQLPTWMASEDFAFFAQQIPACFYRIGTGNASKNIVSPVHTPTFSIDEDALEISTGLMSWITLQMLQQ
- a CDS encoding SPOR domain-containing protein, whose translation is MKHHIKCFAVALIIFLPACLHAQTGNIILVEDSGVQKVLKLYQNFATEKRAVNGFRVQLASNSNRTVVMNMKSLFTQEYPEVSSYLTYQQPQFKLRVGDFERRDDAGHFVEQIRGSFPNAFVVPDKIMVKGIPW
- the deoC gene encoding deoxyribose-phosphate aldolase; this encodes MDIAVKIDHTLLKPETTLQQIKQLCSEAVEHQFATVCVPPYYVRNAFTMLENEQVKIATVIGFPFGYSSAYIKVEEAKRAMEDGAHELDVVMNLGAFYSGNDKDVLKELQSITQLAHLRGKVVKLIIEAGLLSESDLKRACALAVKAEVDYVKTSTGFVGQGATVEMIETMRRLLPKKIKIKASGGIKTKEQLLRLIEAGADRIGTSSAMQILEKAEV